The Halictus rubicundus isolate RS-2024b chromosome 3, iyHalRubi1_principal, whole genome shotgun sequence genome includes a region encoding these proteins:
- the Trm7-32 gene encoding tRNA methyltransferase 7-32: MGKTSKDKRDIYYRRAKEEGWRARSAFKLLQIDNECDILDGVNKAVDLCAAPGSWSQVLSRRLNENYKKALENGDAKIPKIVAVDLQAMAPLEGVIQIQGDITNTNTAEQIIAHFDNEHADLVVCDGAPDVTGLHDMDIYIQSQLLLAALNITTHILRKGGTFVAKIFRAKDVSLLYSQLKIFFPYVYCTKPSSSRNSSIEAFVVCKDYSPPEGYTPHMLNPLLTHKPCDFNELTGVNRVVVPFIVCGDLNQPDSDTCYPLDYGGKEYEYHEPVQTPIAPPYEQALLLLENRDTDFRKPDVSVVIENIDSMSISDFKKLAKQKRKGTNEKAVQPDSQESNSKDTLGLSELATASLSDSKSENNE, translated from the exons ATGGGAAAAACGTCAAAAGACAAACGGGATATATATTATCGTCGAGCGAAGGAAGAAGGTTGGAGAGCAAGAAGTGCATTTAAATTACTTCAAATAGACAATGAATGCGACATATTGGATG gaGTGAACAAAGCAGTAGACTTATGTGCAGCACCTGGCAGTTGGAGTCAGGTGTTATCGCGTAGATTAAA TGAGAATTATAAGAAAGCTTTGGAAAATGGAGACgcgaaaattccaaaaattgttGCTGTCGACTTACAAGCAATGGCGCCCCTGGAGGGAGTTATACAAATACAAGGCGATATCACCAATACTAATACAGCAGAGCAAATTATTGCACATTTTGACAATGAACATGCTGATTTGGTAGTGTGTGATGGAGCACCCGATG TTACAGGCCTTCATGACATGGACATTTACATTCAATCACAACTGCTGCTAGCTGCCCTAAATATTACAACTCATATACTCCGAAAAGGAGGCACATTTGTGGCAAAGATATTTAGAGCCAAAGATGTTTCGCTACTTTACTCtcagttgaaaatattttttccatatGTTTACTGCACAAAACCTAGCAGTTCACGGAATTCAAGCATAGAAGCTTTCGTAGTGTGCAAAGATTATTCACCCCCCGAGGGTTATACACCTCATATGCTAAATCCTCTTTTGACTCACAAACCATGTGATTTTAATGAGCTGACAGGGGTCAATAGGGTTGTTGTACCGTTTATCGTCTGCGGTGACCTTAATCAGCCAGATTCCGACACCTGTTATCCTCTAGAT TACGGAGGGAAGGAGTACGAGTACCATGAACCAGTACAGACACCAATCGCGCCTCCATATGAACAAGCCTTATTGTTATTAGAAAACAGAGACACTGATTTCAGGAAGCCTGATGTTAGTGTTGTAATAGAGAATATAGACTCGATGTCTATTTCAGATTTTAAGAAGCTAGCAAAGCAAAAACGCAAAGGAACAAATGAAAAAGCAGTACAACCAGATAGTCAAGAAAGTAATAGTAAAGATACGTTAGGTCTTTCTGAACTGGCGACTGCTTCATTATCTGATAGTAAAAGTGaaaataacgaatga
- the LOC143352918 gene encoding putative U3 small nucleolar RNA-associated protein 11, producing MSSWKKAAKSTQKTHRERHQPDSRKHLGLLEKKKDYVARARDYQEKQQTLKLLRKRALNKNPDEFYCHMINSKIEDGVHREKSKDDTSTPDQIQLMETQDIRYVTHKRTIEAKKIDKLQSQLHMIDAVNEVPNKHIFFLDDSEDIKNFDLAKRLDTHPALINRRTNRPRLSRLKDMKMPEIDEKTLAKIEQQKHMSYKELQKRIDRERELTIVQQKLEMQRVLKDKKVTKPKLIVKGTKDSAPIYKWKFERKR from the coding sequence ATGTCGTCCTGGAAGAAAGCAGCAAAATCAACACAGAAAACTCATAGAGAGAGACATCAGCCTGATTCTCGTAAGCATTTAGGTCTTTtggaaaagaagaaagattATGTTGCTAGGGCAAGAGACTACCAAGAAAAGCAACAAACGTTGAAACTTCTACGGAAACGTGCTCTCAATAAAAATCCTGATGAATTTTACTGTCATATGATTAACTCTAAGATTGAGGATGGAGTGCATAGAGAAAAGAGCAAAGATGATACCTCAACGCCAGACCAGATACAACTGATGGAAACCCAAGACATTCGTTATGTTACTCACAAAAGAACGATAGAAGCCAAGAAAATAGATAAGCTTCAAAGTCAATTACACATGATTGATGCTGTAAACGAGGTTCCAAATAAACACATATTCTTCTTGGATGATTCAGAGGACATAAAAAACTTTGACTTGGCGAAAAGGTTAGACACACATCCAGCATTAATAAATAGGCGCACAAACAGGCCTAGGTTAAGCAGATTGAAGGACATGAAGATGCCAGAAATCGATGAAAAGACTTTGGCTAAAATTGAACAGCAAAAACACATGTCTTACAAGGAGTTACAAAAAAGGATTGATAGAGAACGAGAATTAACTATTGTACAGCAGAAGTTAGAAATGCAAAGGGTACTGAAAGACAAGAAAGTTACTAAACCTAAATTAATAGTTAAGGGCACAAAGGATTCTGCTCCAATATATAAATGGAAATTTGAAAGGAAGCGATAA
- the LOC143352919 gene encoding uncharacterized protein LOC143352919: MTPAEPSRACCVCKKLFCCVQCRERHEKRKHTEQQLKCPLCTTHKFPLQSLEDKSLFCHIATAHLPLHCTLCGDIFKKLNDLESFGTCKWWKSRHRNSLTSDQKSLLGTSPFIDGKENGYNGNFVSLTSPPELQRNTSTPMVVSQKNNLELKTPIVPDFSLKTPKTNSPSLKSQIHSDFRDSGTSYYVSFPSAVSHKETPFRSVSSSRGNADNLPRSNSMQLAVMKEQEEHNSNDNHRVEDMELTGVEGEVLSDTRGLCVQENSRRRSDSLKKVRFSDQYESAVESNTRNNYNVTENEEFFEACDTMTDTQESLDKARIQIYEENAKNIQKENYRPNIPSVDDNRSSSTTRFVMMMVMEDRSNLSTSDLINSGLKKFEGITSNINMSKSDLNSIGCSSSTKTVNSHCSVSSHECYSTSIQMIDNIRRDSSSSNSSGGSNSSSGLFYTVANAVKSVVKSISGMTMSGNMEREQVSQREDIVPRPSTSNTFVPMSQFAASLLQRPGKRPRDTLDSSPSSKRQIGSEISQFEPTSPLHKRHRGWYRIKGREPIARMRNSHLTSPRGVSSETQVFHQGSLSVGDTVLPLPSRAHQSTQTD; the protein is encoded by the exons ATGACACCAGCCGAG CCAAGTCGAGCTTGTTGCGTGTGCAAGAAGTTATTCTGTTGTGTCCAGTGCCGGGAACGACACGAGAAGAGGAAACATACGGAGCAGCAGCTGAAGTGTCCATTGTGTACGACCCACAAGTTTCCGTTACAATCGCTCGAAGATAAATCGCTGTTCTGTCACATAGCGACCGCTCACCTGCCTCTGCATTGTACTCTTTGCGGGGACATATTCAAAAAGTTAAATGACTTGGAGTCGTTCG GCACCTGCAAGTGGTGGAAGTCTCGACATCGCAATTCGCTGACTTCCGACCAAAAGTCCCTACTGGGAACGTCGCCATTCATAGACGGAAAGGAAAACGGATACAATGGCAACTTTGTTTCCTTGACCTCGCCCCCGGAGCTCCAGAGGAATACGAGCACCCCGATGGTGGTCAGCCAGAAAAACAATCTAGAATTGAAGACTCCAATAGTTCCGGACTTTTCATTGAAGACGCCGAAGACCAACTCGCCGTCGTTGAAGAGCCAAATCCACAGCGACTTCCGGGACAGCGGAACAAGCTACTACGTGAGCTTCCCGTCTGCCGTTTCACACAAGGAAACGCCGTTCCGTTCGGTGTCCTCGAGTCGCGGAAACGCGGACAATCTTCCCAGAAGCAATTCCATGCAGCTGGCCGTCATGAAGGAGCAAGAAGAACACAATTCCAACGACAACCACAGAGTCGAGGACATGGAACTCACCGGTGTCGAAGGCGAAGTACTGTCTGACACCCGCGGCTTATGCGTCCAGGAGAACTCCAGGAGACGATCGGATTCCCTGAAGAAAGTGCGATTCTCGGATCAGTACGAGTCTGCTGTGGAGTCTAATACGCGCAATAACTACAACGTGACAGAGAATGAAGAGTTCTTCGAGGCTTGCGACACTATGACCGACACGCAAGAATCCCTGGACAAAGCGCGGATACAAATTTACGAGGAGAACGCGAAAAATATACAGAAAGAAAATTACAGACCAAACATACCTAGCGTGGATGATAATCGATCTTCTAGTACGACGAGGTTCGTGATGATGATGGTCATGGAGGACAGATCCAACCTTTCGACCAGCGATCTTATAAACTCTGGCTTGAAGAAGTTTGAGGGCATCACTTCCAATATCAATATGTCGAAGAGCGACCTAAACTCTATTGGTTGCAGCTCTTCAACGAAGACTGTCAATAGTCATTGCAGCGTTTCGAGTCACGAGTGTTATTCTACTTCGATCCAAATGATCGACAATATTCGAAGAGACTCAAGCTCGTCGAACAGTAGCGGCGGCAGTAACAGTTCCAGTGGACTCTTTTACACGGTGGCTAACGCTGTGAAGTCTGTTGTAAAAAGCATTTCTG GCATGACAATGTCCGGTAATATGGAAAGAGAACAAGTGTCCCAGAGGGAAGACATCGTTCCAAGACCCTCTACATCGAACACATTCGTTCCGATGTCACAGTTCGCGGCCTCGCTCTTGCAGAGACCGGGAAAACGTCCCAGGGACACTTTGGATAGCTCACCCTCGTCGAAGAGGCAAATCGGTTCAGAAATTTCGCAATTTGAGCCTACAAGTCCACTTCACAAACGGCATCGCGGGTGGTACAGGATCAAGGGTCGGGAACCGATCGCTAGGATGCGAAACAGCCATCTTACTTCTCCCAGAGGAGTGTCCTCGGAAACACAAGTTTTCCATCAGGGATCGTTGTCCGTTGGCGACACGGTTCTCCCTCTTCCTTCCAGAGCACACCAATCTACTCAGACTGATTGA